The following proteins are encoded in a genomic region of Chryseobacterium cucumeris:
- a CDS encoding MIP/aquaporin family protein, producing the protein MTPFIAEVIGTMLLILLGNGVVANVVLKDTKGNNSGWIVITTAWALAVFVGVTVAGPISGAHLNPAVTIGLATAGKFAWDLVPSYIAAQMIGGMLGAFLVWLFHKDHFAITEDEGAKLACFSTGPAIRKTSSNLISEIIGTFVLVFCVFYFADPSISLQADPTAKVGLGSIGAIPVTFVVWAIGLSLGGTTGYAINPARDLAPRIMHAILPVKGSSDWGYAWIPVVGPVTGAIIAAVLYGFLK; encoded by the coding sequence ATGACCCCATTTATTGCAGAAGTTATCGGAACGATGCTTCTTATATTGTTAGGCAACGGTGTTGTAGCCAATGTTGTCTTAAAAGATACGAAAGGAAATAATTCCGGATGGATTGTTATTACTACCGCATGGGCACTGGCCGTATTTGTGGGAGTAACCGTTGCTGGGCCAATAAGTGGGGCCCATCTGAATCCGGCTGTAACCATTGGTCTTGCGACTGCAGGAAAGTTTGCATGGGACCTGGTTCCCTCTTATATTGCAGCGCAAATGATTGGAGGAATGCTGGGTGCATTTCTGGTATGGCTGTTTCATAAAGACCATTTTGCGATTACGGAAGATGAAGGAGCAAAACTGGCATGTTTCAGTACAGGCCCGGCTATCAGAAAAACATCTTCCAATCTTATCAGTGAGATCATAGGAACGTTTGTACTGGTCTTCTGTGTCTTCTACTTTGCAGATCCAAGTATTTCTTTACAGGCAGACCCAACCGCTAAAGTAGGATTGGGTTCTATTGGAGCCATTCCTGTTACGTTTGTAGTGTGGGCAATAGGCTTATCTCTGGGAGGAACTACAGGCTATGCCATTAACCCGGCACGAGATCTTGCACCAAGAATTATGCATGCCATCTTACCTGTAAAAGGAAGCAGTGACTGGGGCTATGCGTGGATTCCTGTAGTAGGTCCGGTTACCGGAGCGATTATCGCAGCAGTATTATATGGATTTTTAAAATAA